One segment of Paenibacillus sp. FSL R7-0337 DNA contains the following:
- a CDS encoding Cof-type HAD-IIB family hydrolase, translating into MKYKLIALDVDGTLLNDDHQLSEENKAAIAEVTRQGGQIVLCTGRSPQNSIPFMEEMGLSGYVLGHNGAATVSVKDRKVLHQYGLDARGLDPYIAYCRERDIHFDVNTAFEMYVDNVENLTKEAHYMYEHFRIMPASLPAWEDFREPIVKFTVFTQSDILDEAQREWATWGEQYNILRSGEFFVDLMHPESSKGNALKHLAAELGIPQEQVLSIGNYYNDISMLTYAGLGVAMDNSPVEVKAAADVITGTNNDNGVRDALVKYCLSS; encoded by the coding sequence ATGAAATACAAGCTGATTGCACTGGATGTAGACGGAACACTGCTGAATGATGATCATCAGCTCAGTGAAGAGAATAAAGCGGCGATTGCCGAGGTCACGCGCCAGGGCGGGCAGATTGTACTCTGCACAGGGCGCAGTCCGCAGAATTCGATTCCTTTTATGGAGGAGATGGGCTTGTCGGGCTATGTGCTTGGCCATAACGGGGCGGCAACGGTAAGCGTCAAGGACCGTAAGGTGCTGCACCAGTATGGGCTGGACGCCAGAGGGCTGGACCCGTATATCGCCTATTGCCGCGAGCGTGATATCCATTTCGATGTGAACACAGCGTTTGAGATGTATGTGGACAATGTGGAGAACCTGACGAAGGAAGCCCACTATATGTATGAGCATTTCCGGATTATGCCTGCATCTCTTCCAGCCTGGGAGGACTTCCGCGAACCGATTGTGAAATTCACTGTGTTTACACAGTCCGATATTCTGGATGAAGCGCAGCGGGAGTGGGCTACTTGGGGAGAGCAATACAACATTCTGCGCAGCGGAGAGTTCTTCGTCGATTTGATGCACCCGGAATCCTCCAAAGGCAATGCCCTGAAGCATCTGGCAGCTGAGCTTGGCATCCCGCAAGAGCAGGTGCTGTCGATCGGCAACTATTACAATGATATCTCCATGCTGACTTATGCCGGTCTGGGTGTGGCGATGGATAACTCTCCGGTGGAGGTCAAAGCAGCCGCAGATGTAATCACCGGCACCAATAATGACAACGGTGTGCGCGATGCGCTGGTGAAGTATTGTTTGTCTTCCTGA